Proteins found in one Nitrososphaerales archaeon genomic segment:
- a CDS encoding alkaline phosphatase family protein, with amino-acid sequence MASKTKLLVIGLDSVPSSLLFEELKDELPNIKKMIDNGISCVLESCHPPITIPAWMVMMTSKSPGRLGIYGFRHRQGFSYTEGWIANSRSIREKKVWDYLAQEGKRVCLVGVPPTYPPIQVNGKLVSCFVTPSDKNDYTYPSEFKQDVEQLVGKYLFDVIFRTKDRDAVLKQLYEMTEKRFKLIKHMISKEVWDFTMFVEIGVDRLHHAFWKFHDRKHPKYIAGNKYENAIREYYRFIDQKIGELLEIIDDDTYVLTVSDHGTAGMQGAFCINEWLIKEGYLVLKNYPSSVTDLDKCEIDWGKTKAWGWGGYYARIFFNVKGREKNGVIPPDEYNRVREELRSKLMQIKDPTGRIFDTKVYTPEELYGQCNGDKPDLMVYFDNLYWRSAGTIGHNSLYLSENDTGPDDSVHWYDGIFILYNKKKKNGIKLKRMTIYDVAPNILSIMNMQVPTDMEGRVVPEISKWANGIKQ; translated from the coding sequence ATGGCAAGCAAGACAAAGTTATTAGTTATCGGTTTAGACTCTGTGCCTTCGTCCTTGCTTTTTGAAGAGCTAAAAGATGAATTACCAAACATTAAGAAGATGATAGATAATGGAATCTCTTGCGTACTGGAGAGCTGCCACCCTCCAATAACGATCCCTGCTTGGATGGTGATGATGACCAGTAAAAGTCCGGGCAGGCTAGGCATATACGGTTTCAGACATAGACAAGGATTCTCATATACTGAAGGGTGGATAGCAAACTCTAGATCCATAAGAGAGAAAAAAGTCTGGGATTATCTAGCGCAGGAAGGCAAAAGAGTTTGTCTTGTAGGTGTGCCACCGACTTATCCGCCAATACAAGTAAATGGCAAGCTTGTATCCTGTTTTGTTACTCCGTCAGATAAAAACGATTACACATACCCCTCAGAGTTCAAGCAAGATGTGGAGCAATTGGTAGGAAAGTATCTCTTTGATGTTATCTTTAGGACGAAGGATAGGGATGCGGTATTGAAGCAGTTGTATGAAATGACGGAGAAGAGATTCAAGCTCATAAAACATATGATAAGTAAGGAAGTATGGGATTTCACCATGTTTGTAGAGATTGGTGTTGATAGGTTGCACCATGCGTTCTGGAAGTTTCATGATAGAAAGCATCCCAAATACATTGCGGGAAACAAATATGAAAATGCAATAAGAGAATATTATAGATTTATAGACCAAAAGATCGGTGAATTGTTGGAAATTATTGATGATGATACATACGTTTTAACAGTTTCTGATCACGGTACGGCTGGAATGCAAGGTGCTTTTTGTATAAACGAATGGTTAATCAAGGAAGGTTATCTGGTTTTGAAGAACTATCCAAGTTCTGTAACCGATCTGGATAAGTGTGAAATTGATTGGGGCAAGACGAAGGCGTGGGGTTGGGGCGGGTACTACGCCAGAATATTTTTTAATGTTAAGGGAAGAGAGAAGAATGGAGTAATACCACCTGACGAATACAACAGGGTAAGAGAGGAACTCAGAAGTAAATTGATGCAAATAAAGGATCCTACTGGTAGAATATTTGACACTAAAGTGTATACTCCTGAGGAACTCTATGGTCAGTGCAACGGTGATAAACCAGATTTAATGGTATATTTCGACAATCTATACTGGAGGTCTGCAGGTACGATAGGACATAATTCATTATATTTATCGGAGAATGACACTGGTCCCGATGACTCGGTGCATTGGTATGACGGTATATTCATACTATATAACAAGAAGAAAAAGAATGGTATAAAACTGAAAAGAATGACTATATACGATGTTGCACCTAAT